The DNA sequence CGGGAAGGATATGGCCGACAAGGCCTTGAAAAGCGGCCGTCCTCTCGAAACCAAGGAACGGGTACTGGAAGAAATCCAAATCCTCTGACCCCGTGGCAGGCAAAAGTGGCCATGGTTCGAGGGGCCGAAGGTTCTCCCCGGGTTATCCATGAATAGATTTCATCACTCGCCCCCTTTCTCAAGCCATTCCGAACCGGAATGGCTTTTGGTTTCAGGTGTGCAAACACCTTACGAAAGAAGGCCCGTGATCATGCCGGCGACCTGGCGGGCGATGGCCATGGAGGCGGTCAGACCCGGGCTGTCGATACCAAGGAGATGGATACAGCGCGGGAAGCGGGGATCAGGTTCAATGACGAAGTCCGGAAATCCCCTAAGCCTGGCCTGGAGGCCCGCCTGGTGCCAAATCAAGTCGTCCTTGCGTAACCCCGGGAAAAAGGGCTTGACCAGTTCTACGAACTCATCCGGCCCGGTTCGCACCTCCATCCATTTTTCCCTGTCCCCGACGGCTGCCAACCGCGGTCCGACCGTAACCGTTGAACCCAATGCGGGGGGCCAGGAGAAGTCCTTGAAGGTGGGGGTCAGATGCACCCCCACAGTGAAATGGGCGCCATGGGGGGTATGCACAATCCGCGGCGTCGGATAGATGTTCCTCCCGGCCACCCTGAGTTCGAACCGCCGATTCCCATAAAATTTATAGCTTTCCCCCTTGACGGGATCCAGGACATAGGGAGAACGGGGATTCAACTGCCGGGCCAGGAGATCTGCATCAACACCTGCCGCGTTGACCAATACCCGGGCCCGGACCCGTTCTTCGAGACCGTCGCGGTAACGGAGGGTAAGGAGCAAGGAATCAGACCCGCCTCGGATGCCTGTAACCCTTGTCCCGGCCATGAACTCCACGCCCGCCTCCCGGGCATGGGTATGGAGGCGGTAGACAAGGGCCGCCGGATCAACGATACCGGCGGAGGGCACCCAGAGGGCGGCCCGGGCGGTTACATTGGGTTCCATGGCACGAACGGCTTCACCCGATATTTTCCTAACCCCGGGCACTCCGTTTTCCCCGGCCCTGTGGAGATAGAGATCCAAAACCTTCTCTTCTTCTTCCATAGCGGCCACAATGAGCTTGCCGGTCCGGAGTACGGGAACCCTGTGGCGCTCGCAGAAGTTATAGAGGATTTGATTTCCTTTCACGCAAAGGGCGGCCTTAAGGGGCCGGGTAGTCCGATCATAATAGATCCCGGAATGGATGACCCCGGAATTTCGGGTTGACTGGTTTTCCCCTTTGGCGATACCGGGGTTTTTTTCAAAGACGAAGATCCCTCGGTGCCTTTTCGACAGTTCCCGGGCAACCGCACAACCAATCACTCCACCACCGATGACGGCTATTTGAATCACGTTGTCTGTGCTCATACCTTTCTATGCAAAAGTGGAAGAAATCAAGGAGGGAGTCAGAAGAATCTGTCAATTCTACCACGAAAAGACGGGCTAGGCGTCATCTCTCCTCGTGGGCCTGTCGATGGACATCGAAGGACCCCGGGGTTCTCTGCGCTAGCCCGACCGTTCCATGGCCACCCAGGGAAACCATCTCGTGCCGACTTGCCTGTGCTTTTTCAAGGATCCGCCCCGGGGCCCGGGAGGCAGTGAGGGGCGTTTCCCTTGACATGGCGGGATAGTCGCCGGAGTCGACATATCAGGCATCTTCTTTTTCCTGAAGCGGCCTTTCTTTCAGATTCAGGGTTTCCTTTACGAGATCCTTTTCCCGGTCATAGTTGATCACGCGCTGTAGCATGATCTTCTGGGCCATGACAGGCCCGGCCCCATGCCAGGTTCCTACTCCGTGAAGCCCTGCGGTCCAGTTCTGAAGGAGTTTGTGGACCTTGAGGATGTTCTCCGTGGGTTCACTGGACCCAAAGCTGTAAAATTCCTCCACGTAGTCTTTTACAGCCGGGTTTTTCAACTCCTTGAGGGAGGGCATGGTAACGAGCAGACCCCCTCCGATATCCCCGGCCAGGGCCATAACCCTCCAGAAGGCATTGCAGATGTTGAGTTTGGCCACATTGCCCATGAGTTCATCCGGGAGAAAGACGCCGGATCCCACCGGCTCTTCTTCCCCCCGATGGGCCGCCGCAAGCCCGCAGGCCCGCCCCGTCTCTCTCAAGACCACCATTTCAGCCAGTTGTTCGTTGATGTGGGCCGCCTTCTCAAGACCCTTGTATTCCTGGATCAGTTTGGAGGCCCCGATGATCTGGTTCATGAAGCCCACCTTGCAGGTGCCCCCGCAGGTCATACGGTGGGTCCTTGCGAAACGGGTCACCAGCTTGACGGAGTAAGGGGTCTCCCCGCAGTGAAAGACCCTATCCCAGGGAACGAACACGTTATCAAAAACCACCATAGAGGTCTCCCGCTGGCCGAACACGGGATTTCCGAGTTCTTCAGGCCCGTCGGCCAGATCCCTTTCGGCGGAATAGGGGGTATACTGGCAGACAAAGGTGATACCTTCCGCATCCACGGGTGTGGCGAAGGCCAGAGCATAATCCTCTTCCCCCGGATAGTGAGCGGCCTGTGGGAGGACCACCAGCTCGTGGCAGGCATAGGCCCCGCTGATGTTGATCTTGGCCCCCCTTACCCGGATACCCTCCTTGTTTCGATCCACCACCTTCAAGGAGAGGTAAGGATCCGGCCAGTCCAGGGTCTTCCTGTTCCGCCCTCCCCTCGGCTCCGTAAGGGCTCCGGCGACCGCTAAATCCTTCCTCTGGACCTCCTTCAAGTACTCCAGGAAACGAGGATAGTAGGAGGTCCCAAGATCCCGGTCCATCTCCCAACAGGTGCCGGCCAGGGCATGAAAAGCATCGTACCCCACGCAACGATAGATACAGGTGCCCAGCCTTTCCGCCGTAAAGGTGCCAGCCTCGGCCTTTTTGAGAAGGTCTTCTCTGCTGGCACTAACATAGGTATAACGATTGACTACATCATCTACCAACGGAGAATAACAGGTCATGATCTCCCTTGAATCGGGATCCAGGGCCCACCGGTAGCTCGCTTTATTGGCCTCAACCACCGTGCGGGTATTCCTGTTTTCAAGAACGTTTTCCACCCTTTTTCCGTTCATGAAGATACGGGGATGCAGATCTTTTAAGGATTCTTCGAATTCCTCGGGTGTCATCAGGGGCATAGTTCTCCTCCTTTTCCTAAAGGTTGTTCCACTAGGACCCCAAAATCCAGGATCTCTGCGCAATGTTATGAGACCTTTGAAAAACGTTCAATTTTGTTCAAGGTCAAGCCTCCGGCCCGTAAGGCCTACGCCCCGGAGGGGAAGGCGAAAATTTTAACCACAGGAATACATTGAAGTATTTCCAAAGGTCTCGTTATTACAGGCGTTCCCTTTGCCGGGAGGCGGGGGCGAACGGCTTGAACGGGTCCGGGGAAATCCGGGGTGAACCCCTGGGACCTAAGACTTAACCCTGGGGGAAGATCTTTCCTGTCAAAACCGGGGCAAACGCAGGACTCGGTAGCCCTTTTTCCGCAGGAAATCGGTGATATCGCCTGGCAGGTTCACAGGCGTGGCCAGGATCCTTTCACCTGACTGTCCAAGAAAAGTGATCCCCGGCACGGTGATCTGGATGTTCCTCCGGTCGGTACGCTCTGCCGTCAGGAAGGTATGGGGCGATGAATCAAAGGCAGTCCCAAGGAAAGCCAGCGTCTTCGAGACCAAGGCACCCGGATCTTTTTCGTCGTGCAGGCTCAGGACGGAAAAACCATGATCTTTAAGGAGAGTCAGGATCTCTCCACCCAGGTCAGAGAGATCCACGATGGAATCCTTTCCGGCAATGTTAAGGAAAAAATCCGCCTTGATCTTCACATTGAAATCAGTCCCCTTGTCCTGATAAACGGGAATTTCCAGATCCCTGGAATATGAATGTCCGGTCAATTCCAACAGTGAAGCGACCAGATCCCCCGGGGTATCCCCTCCAGGCAATGTCTCCTGCGGAGGAAGGGATTCTTCCCCGGCACTCGCCGCCTCCTCGGAAGGGTACTCGACATACCGGATTCCCAATCCCTTCAGATATCTTTTCACCTCCAGAGGCACCTTCGGGGTCTGATCATCAAGGAGGGCCAGGGCGATGATCTGGGCTGCCTCACCATTGGAGCCTGCACCCGTCTTGATAATCCAGTCGGCCGTGACGCGCACGGGAAGATCCCCACCGATCTCAAGGGGTTCGCCTCCCTCCTTGACCTCCGTGTATCCGCAAAAGGGCAAAATCTTCTCAAGGGCGCCTCTCAGGCTCTCGCCCGATGGGAGGCTCAGGACCTTGTAATTTTTCCAGTTGGATTCAATAACTTGGGCCATTCGAGAGGGAAGCTCACGGTTTAGATCCAGGATGACCCGATGGCCGTTCGCCAGATTGATGATCGGAAAGGATGCGGCATTGAGCTCCACCTG is a window from the Deltaproteobacteria bacterium genome containing:
- a CDS encoding FAD-dependent oxidoreductase, with the protein product MSTDNVIQIAVIGGGVIGCAVARELSKRHRGIFVFEKNPGIAKGENQSTRNSGVIHSGIYYDRTTRPLKAALCVKGNQILYNFCERHRVPVLRTGKLIVAAMEEEEKVLDLYLHRAGENGVPGVRKISGEAVRAMEPNVTARAALWVPSAGIVDPAALVYRLHTHAREAGVEFMAGTRVTGIRGGSDSLLLTLRYRDGLEERVRARVLVNAAGVDADLLARQLNPRSPYVLDPVKGESYKFYGNRRFELRVAGRNIYPTPRIVHTPHGAHFTVGVHLTPTFKDFSWPPALGSTVTVGPRLAAVGDREKWMEVRTGPDEFVELVKPFFPGLRKDDLIWHQAGLQARLRGFPDFVIEPDPRFPRCIHLLGIDSPGLTASMAIARQVAGMITGLLS
- a CDS encoding aromatic ring hydroxylase codes for the protein MPLMTPEEFEESLKDLHPRIFMNGKRVENVLENRNTRTVVEANKASYRWALDPDSREIMTCYSPLVDDVVNRYTYVSASREDLLKKAEAGTFTAERLGTCIYRCVGYDAFHALAGTCWEMDRDLGTSYYPRFLEYLKEVQRKDLAVAGALTEPRGGRNRKTLDWPDPYLSLKVVDRNKEGIRVRGAKINISGAYACHELVVLPQAAHYPGEEDYALAFATPVDAEGITFVCQYTPYSAERDLADGPEELGNPVFGQRETSMVVFDNVFVPWDRVFHCGETPYSVKLVTRFARTHRMTCGGTCKVGFMNQIIGASKLIQEYKGLEKAAHINEQLAEMVVLRETGRACGLAAAHRGEEEPVGSGVFLPDELMGNVAKLNICNAFWRVMALAGDIGGGLLVTMPSLKELKNPAVKDYVEEFYSFGSSEPTENILKVHKLLQNWTAGLHGVGTWHGAGPVMAQKIMLQRVINYDREKDLVKETLNLKERPLQEKEDA
- a CDS encoding LysM peptidoglycan-binding domain-containing protein, translating into MAKRLSRLLLICLILLGSPYPVQSQEGSEDTYSISLVQTAEEDKEIIEVEGRKVLAETYQVKKGDHLWQLLRERGLLEKRNLSEILALLKKLNTSLSNLDMVYPGQEIIIPLTVTPVNAGSRTSPKLPPETPISLEDLKDLPLENYTVRPGDSLIKVIKRRYNIPRRQLYNEYLDLVKRLNPSIRDLNRIYPNQKLRLPVYSPQVVRSPVPSRPPETKKPPEIQKESTREDYSQLALQLGAVFREMGEEWVDSGQHFIPLKSGGQVELNAASFPIINLANGHRVILDLNRELPSRMAQVIESNWKNYKVLSLPSGESLRGALEKILPFCGYTEVKEGGEPLEIGGDLPVRVTADWIIKTGAGSNGEAAQIIALALLDDQTPKVPLEVKRYLKGLGIRYVEYPSEEAASAGEESLPPQETLPGGDTPGDLVASLLELTGHSYSRDLEIPVYQDKGTDFNVKIKADFFLNIAGKDSIVDLSDLGGEILTLLKDHGFSVLSLHDEKDPGALVSKTLAFLGTAFDSSPHTFLTAERTDRRNIQITVPGITFLGQSGERILATPVNLPGDITDFLRKKGYRVLRLPRF